In the genome of Polaribacter atrinae, one region contains:
- the ilvD gene encoding dihydroxy-acid dehydratase, with protein sequence MKLNKHSSRLTQDESQPASQAMLYAVGLTDEDMQKAQVGIASTGYDGNPCNMHLNNLAAEVKIESKIAGLVGLGFNTIGVSDGISMGTSGMNYSLASRDIIADSIETVMNAQSYDALVSVVGCDKNMPGAVIAMLRLNRPSIMMYGGTIASGNYKGKKLNIVSAFEALGQKVAGEIEEEEYREIIKRAIPGAGACGGMYTANTMASAIECMGFSLPYNSSIPAENPNKLSEAERTALAIKNLLELDLKPLDIITKKSLENAIAIVNALGGSTNAVLHFLAIAHAADIEFTLADFQRVSDRTPLIADLKPSGKYLMEDVHGIGGTPAIMKYLLENGYLHGDCMTVTGKTLAENLADVEAMEFDEQDVIYPKDKALKSSGNIQIIYGNLATEGAVAKISGNEGLLFEGKAVVYDGEQAANTGISNGEVERGDVVVIRYVGPKGGPGMPEMLKPTSLIMGAGLGKSVALITDGRFSGGTHGFVVGHITPEAQSGGAIGLLETGDKIRISAEDNSINVLLSDEELAKRKTKWVAPPLKHKKGILYKYAKSVASASKGCITDA encoded by the coding sequence ATGAAACTAAATAAACACAGTAGCAGATTAACACAAGATGAATCTCAACCAGCATCACAAGCAATGTTGTATGCGGTAGGTTTAACGGATGAAGACATGCAGAAAGCGCAAGTTGGTATTGCGAGCACTGGTTATGATGGTAACCCATGTAATATGCATTTAAATAACTTGGCAGCAGAAGTCAAGATTGAAAGCAAGATTGCAGGTTTAGTCGGTTTAGGATTCAATACAATAGGAGTTTCAGATGGTATTTCTATGGGAACTTCTGGTATGAATTACTCGTTAGCTTCTAGAGATATTATTGCAGACTCTATAGAAACTGTAATGAATGCTCAAAGTTATGATGCTTTAGTTTCTGTTGTTGGTTGTGATAAGAACATGCCAGGAGCAGTAATTGCAATGTTACGTTTAAACCGCCCATCAATTATGATGTATGGTGGTACCATTGCATCAGGAAATTATAAAGGAAAAAAATTAAATATTGTTTCTGCTTTTGAGGCTTTAGGTCAAAAAGTAGCAGGAGAAATAGAAGAAGAAGAATATAGAGAAATTATAAAAAGAGCAATTCCAGGAGCTGGGGCTTGTGGTGGTATGTATACTGCAAATACCATGGCTTCTGCAATAGAATGTATGGGGTTCTCTTTACCTTATAACTCATCTATACCGGCAGAAAATCCTAATAAATTATCTGAAGCAGAAAGAACTGCTTTAGCTATTAAAAATTTATTAGAATTAGATTTAAAGCCTTTAGATATCATTACTAAAAAGTCTTTAGAAAATGCAATTGCAATTGTAAATGCTTTAGGCGGATCTACAAATGCAGTGTTACACTTTTTAGCAATAGCACACGCAGCAGATATTGAGTTTACGTTGGCAGATTTTCAAAGAGTTTCAGACAGAACTCCGTTAATAGCAGATTTAAAACCATCTGGTAAATATTTAATGGAAGATGTGCACGGAATTGGTGGAACGCCTGCAATTATGAAATATTTATTAGAGAATGGATATTTACATGGAGATTGTATGACGGTTACTGGTAAAACATTGGCAGAGAATCTTGCAGATGTAGAAGCAATGGAATTTGATGAGCAAGATGTGATTTATCCAAAAGATAAGGCATTAAAATCATCAGGAAACATTCAAATTATATATGGAAACCTTGCAACAGAAGGAGCAGTAGCTAAAATTTCTGGAAACGAAGGTTTACTTTTTGAAGGAAAAGCTGTTGTGTATGATGGTGAACAAGCTGCAAATACAGGTATTTCTAATGGAGAAGTAGAAAGAGGAGATGTAGTCGTCATTAGGTATGTTGGACCTAAAGGAGGACCAGGAATGCCAGAAATGTTAAAACCAACTTCTTTAATTATGGGAGCAGGTTTAGGTAAATCTGTAGCTTTAATTACAGATGGTCGTTTTTCTGGAGGAACCCATGGTTTTGTGGTTGGACATATTACACCAGAGGCACAATCTGGAGGTGCAATTGGCTTATTAGAAACTGGAGATAAAATTAGAATTAGCGCAGAAGACAATTCGATTAACGTTTTATTATCTGATGAAGAGTTAGCTAAAAGAAAAACGAAATGGGTTGCACCACCATTAAAACATAAAAAAGGAATTTTATACAAATACGCAAAATCAGTAGCATCTGCATCTAAAGGATGTATAACTGACGCTTAA
- the ilvB gene encoding biosynthetic-type acetolactate synthase large subunit, translating into METQTIKNKQNSAKVTERISGSEAIVRCLIEEDTKIIYGYPGGAIMPVYDELYKYQDKIHHVLTRHEQGATHSAQGFARISGKVGVCIATSGPGATNLITGIADAQIDSTPMVCITGQVFSHLLGSDAFQETDIVGISTPVTKWNCQVTKAADIPEAMAKAFYIAKSGRPGPVLVDITKDAQMEMFDFSYEKCTKIRSYIPVPKTDVASLEAAAALINSAKKPLVVWGQGVILSKAEEAFKAVIEKAGIPSAWTILGASAIPTKHPLNVGMVGMHGNYAPNVLTNECDVLIAVGMRFDDRVTGKLDEYATQAKVIHFEIDPAEIDKNVKTDVAVLGDAKASLEAILPLINENSHTDWHQKFKDLYAIEYEKVIKDDIHPTKEGLTMGEVLNQINIYSKGNAAIVSDVGQHQMIACRYAEFNKTKSNITSGGLGTMGFGLPAAIGAKMAAPDREVVSISGDGGYQMTIQELGTIFQQKAAVKVVVLNNDFLGMVRQWQQLFFDKRYASTEMVNPNFVAIAEGYYIKARKVTKREDLAEAVKEMMESKEAYFLEVCVEKEGNVFPMIPTGASVSDIRLA; encoded by the coding sequence ATGGAAACGCAAACCATAAAAAATAAACAAAACTCAGCAAAAGTTACAGAAAGGATTTCTGGTAGCGAAGCAATCGTAAGGTGTTTAATAGAAGAAGATACTAAAATAATTTATGGATATCCTGGAGGAGCAATTATGCCAGTGTATGATGAGTTATATAAATATCAAGACAAGATTCATCACGTTTTAACGCGTCACGAACAAGGTGCAACACATTCTGCACAGGGATTTGCAAGAATTTCTGGTAAAGTTGGTGTGTGTATTGCAACTTCTGGTCCGGGAGCAACTAATTTAATTACGGGTATTGCAGATGCACAAATAGACTCTACACCAATGGTGTGTATTACAGGTCAGGTTTTTTCTCATTTATTGGGAAGTGATGCATTTCAAGAAACGGATATTGTTGGTATTTCTACGCCAGTTACAAAATGGAACTGTCAGGTTACAAAAGCCGCAGATATTCCAGAAGCAATGGCAAAAGCATTTTATATTGCTAAAAGCGGAAGACCGGGACCTGTTTTGGTAGATATTACTAAGGATGCACAAATGGAAATGTTTGATTTTTCTTATGAAAAGTGTACTAAAATAAGAAGTTATATTCCTGTACCTAAAACTGATGTTGCGTCTCTTGAGGCAGCAGCAGCATTAATAAATTCTGCAAAGAAGCCATTAGTGGTTTGGGGCCAAGGAGTTATTTTAAGTAAGGCAGAAGAAGCGTTTAAAGCAGTTATTGAAAAAGCAGGAATTCCTTCTGCATGGACAATTTTAGGAGCTTCTGCAATTCCTACTAAACATCCTTTAAATGTAGGTATGGTTGGTATGCATGGTAATTATGCACCTAATGTTTTAACTAACGAATGTGATGTTTTAATTGCAGTCGGAATGCGTTTTGATGATAGGGTTACTGGTAAGTTAGATGAATATGCTACACAAGCAAAAGTGATTCATTTTGAAATAGATCCAGCAGAAATAGATAAAAATGTTAAAACGGATGTTGCTGTTTTAGGGGATGCAAAAGCTAGCTTAGAAGCAATTTTACCGTTAATAAATGAAAATTCTCATACAGATTGGCATCAGAAATTTAAAGATTTATATGCTATCGAGTATGAAAAAGTAATAAAAGACGATATACACCCAACCAAAGAAGGGTTAACAATGGGTGAGGTTTTAAACCAAATTAATATTTACAGTAAAGGGAATGCTGCCATTGTTTCTGATGTTGGTCAGCACCAAATGATTGCTTGTAGATATGCAGAATTCAATAAAACTAAAAGTAATATTACTTCTGGTGGTTTGGGTACAATGGGCTTTGGTTTACCCGCGGCAATTGGAGCAAAAATGGCTGCACCAGATAGAGAAGTAGTTTCTATTTCTGGTGATGGTGGTTACCAAATGACGATTCAAGAATTAGGAACTATTTTTCAGCAAAAAGCAGCTGTAAAAGTGGTAGTTTTAAATAACGATTTCTTAGGAATGGTACGTCAGTGGCAACAGTTGTTTTTCGATAAACGTTACGCATCAACAGAAATGGTAAACCCTAATTTTGTTGCTATTGCAGAAGGGTATTATATAAAAGCAAGAAAAGTTACTAAACGAGAAGATTTAGCAGAAGCTGTTAAAGAAATGATGGAAAGTAAAGAAGCTTATTTTTTAGAGGTTTGTGTAGAAAAAGAAGGAAACGTTTTTCCAATGATTCCTACAGGAGCAAGTGTTTCAGATATAAGACTAGCGTAA
- the ilvN gene encoding acetolactate synthase small subunit, with protein sequence MNTEKQLFTISVYTENNIGLLNRISAIFQRRHINIESLNISPSEIEGVAKFTIVVNMAEENVKKIIGQIEKQVEVIKAYYHDQDEIIYQISGLFKIKSELLFEERQIQNIIKESNARIVTVNKEFFVLEKSGKQDEIVALYNQLSVFGIMQYTRSGLIAITKEEMKISALLETYNN encoded by the coding sequence ATGAATACAGAAAAACAATTATTTACCATATCTGTTTACACAGAAAATAATATAGGATTGTTGAATAGAATTTCGGCAATTTTTCAAAGAAGACACATCAACATAGAAAGTTTAAATATTTCTCCATCAGAAATTGAAGGAGTTGCTAAATTTACGATTGTTGTTAATATGGCCGAAGAAAACGTTAAGAAAATAATCGGTCAGATAGAAAAACAAGTAGAGGTTATAAAAGCTTACTACCATGATCAAGATGAGATTATCTATCAAATTTCTGGGTTATTTAAAATTAAATCTGAGTTGTTGTTCGAAGAACGTCAAATTCAGAATATAATTAAAGAAAGCAATGCTAGAATTGTAACTGTTAATAAAGAGTTTTTTGTTTTAGAAAAATCAGGTAAGCAAGACGAAATAGTAGCATTATACAATCAATTAAGTGTGTTTGGTATTATGCAATATACTCGTTCTGGTTTAATTGCAATTACCAAAGAGGAAATGAAGATTTCAGCATTATTAGAAACATACAACAACTAA
- the ilvC gene encoding ketol-acid reductoisomerase translates to MSNYFNTLTLREQLEQLGKCRFMDASEFEDGVEALKGKKIVIVGCGAQGLNQGLNMRESGLDISYTLRQAAIDQKRQSYINASSNNFEVGSYEEMLPSADVVINLTPDKQHTNVVNAVMPLMKKGATLSYSHGFNIVEEGMKVREDLTVIMVAPKSPGSEVREEYKRGFGVPTLIAVHPENDPQGKGWAEAKAYAVGTGGHKAGVLQSSFVAEVKSDLMGEQTILCGLLQTGAILSFDKMVEEGIEPGYAAKLIQYGWETVTEALKHGGITNMMDRLSNPAKVEAFRLSEELKDIMRPLFQKHMDDIMTGHFSKTMMEDWANDDKNLLTWRAATGETAFEKQEVTDQEIPEQEYFDHGTLLVAFVRAGVELAFEAMTESGIIAASAYYESLHETPLIANTIARMKLAEMNRVISDTAEYGCYLFDHACKPLLTDFMKGVKTDVIGKSFSSENGVDNQELIRINAIIRNHPVEIVGAKLRASMTAMKVVKTA, encoded by the coding sequence ATGTCAAATTATTTTAACACATTAACATTAAGAGAACAATTAGAACAATTAGGTAAATGTCGTTTTATGGACGCTTCAGAATTTGAAGACGGAGTAGAAGCATTAAAAGGGAAGAAAATTGTTATTGTAGGTTGTGGAGCGCAAGGTTTAAACCAAGGTTTAAATATGAGAGAGTCTGGTTTAGATATTTCTTATACATTAAGACAGGCTGCTATCGATCAAAAAAGACAGTCTTATATTAACGCATCTTCAAATAATTTTGAAGTTGGTAGTTATGAAGAAATGTTACCAAGTGCAGATGTTGTTATTAATTTAACGCCAGATAAACAACATACAAATGTTGTAAATGCAGTAATGCCTTTAATGAAAAAAGGAGCTACATTGTCTTATTCTCATGGTTTTAATATTGTTGAAGAAGGGATGAAAGTTCGTGAAGATTTAACGGTAATCATGGTGGCGCCAAAATCTCCAGGATCTGAAGTTAGAGAAGAATATAAAAGAGGATTTGGAGTGCCAACACTAATTGCGGTTCACCCAGAGAATGACCCACAAGGAAAAGGTTGGGCAGAAGCAAAAGCGTATGCAGTAGGAACAGGTGGACATAAAGCCGGAGTTTTACAATCTTCTTTTGTTGCTGAGGTAAAATCTGATTTAATGGGAGAACAAACTATTTTATGTGGTTTGTTACAAACAGGAGCAATTTTATCTTTTGATAAAATGGTAGAAGAAGGAATTGAGCCAGGTTATGCAGCTAAATTAATTCAATATGGTTGGGAAACTGTTACAGAAGCTTTAAAGCATGGAGGAATCACTAACATGATGGACAGATTGTCTAATCCTGCAAAAGTAGAAGCTTTTAGATTATCTGAAGAATTAAAAGACATTATGCGTCCGTTGTTTCAAAAACATATGGATGATATTATGACAGGTCACTTCTCTAAAACAATGATGGAAGACTGGGCTAATGATGATAAAAACTTATTAACTTGGAGAGCTGCAACAGGAGAAACTGCTTTTGAGAAGCAAGAAGTTACTGATCAAGAAATTCCAGAACAAGAATACTTTGACCACGGAACTTTATTAGTTGCTTTTGTAAGAGCAGGTGTAGAATTAGCTTTTGAAGCAATGACAGAGTCTGGTATTATTGCTGCTTCTGCTTATTATGAGTCTTTACACGAAACGCCATTAATTGCAAATACAATTGCAAGAATGAAATTGGCAGAAATGAACCGTGTAATTTCTGATACTGCAGAATATGGTTGTTATTTATTTGACCATGCTTGTAAGCCTTTATTAACAGATTTTATGAAAGGTGTTAAAACAGATGTTATTGGTAAATCTTTTAGTTCAGAAAACGGAGTTGATAACCAAGAGTTAATTAGAATTAACGCTATTATTAGAAATCATCCAGTAGAAATAGTAGGGGCGAAATTAAGAGCTTCTATGACGGCAATGAAAGTGGTAAAAACTGCATAA
- the ilvA gene encoding threonine ammonia-lyase IlvA, which produces MQTNLIYYPSLESVKEALENLKGVAFETPLSKNFNLSKELEATILFKREDLQVVRSYKIRGAYNKMSSLTLDEKQRGIVCASAGNHAQGVALSCKILQIKGTIFMPSPTPNQKINQVKMFGEDFIEIVIEGDTFDDASDAAKLECDSKNKTFIHPFNDEKVIEGQATVGLEILNQTKEKIDYVFVPIGGGGLSAGLSSVFKYLSPETKIIGVEPEGAPSMLTSFKNKENTTLNKIDPFVDGAAVKRVGDLNFAICQQNLTEVITVPEGKICQTILDLYNKDAIVVEPAGALSIAALDFFADKIKGKNVVCVVSGSNNDITRTAEIKERALLYANLKHYFIVKFPQRAGALKEFVVEILGPNDDITHFEYTKKNNRTNGSAVVGLELKSSQDLEPLIKRMKENNFFGDYLNNKPDLFQFLV; this is translated from the coding sequence ATGCAAACAAATCTAATTTATTACCCCAGTTTAGAAAGCGTAAAAGAGGCTTTAGAAAACTTAAAAGGTGTTGCTTTTGAGACACCACTTAGTAAAAACTTTAATCTATCAAAAGAGCTAGAAGCAACAATTCTTTTTAAAAGAGAAGACTTACAAGTGGTACGTTCTTATAAAATTAGAGGAGCATATAATAAGATGTCTTCTTTAACTTTAGATGAAAAACAACGAGGAATTGTTTGTGCCAGTGCAGGGAATCATGCACAAGGAGTAGCTTTGTCTTGTAAAATATTGCAAATAAAGGGAACTATCTTTATGCCGTCTCCAACGCCAAATCAAAAAATTAACCAAGTAAAAATGTTTGGTGAAGATTTTATTGAAATTGTAATTGAAGGAGATACTTTTGATGATGCTTCTGATGCCGCAAAACTAGAATGTGACTCTAAAAATAAAACGTTTATTCATCCTTTTAATGATGAAAAGGTTATTGAAGGTCAGGCTACTGTTGGTTTAGAAATTTTAAATCAAACTAAAGAAAAAATAGATTATGTTTTTGTGCCTATTGGAGGTGGAGGATTGTCTGCAGGATTGTCATCTGTTTTTAAATATCTATCACCAGAAACTAAAATAATAGGTGTTGAGCCAGAAGGAGCTCCTTCTATGCTTACGTCTTTTAAAAATAAAGAAAATACTACGTTAAATAAAATAGATCCTTTTGTAGACGGGGCAGCTGTAAAGAGGGTAGGCGATTTAAATTTTGCTATTTGTCAACAAAATTTAACAGAAGTAATTACGGTTCCCGAAGGTAAGATTTGTCAGACAATTTTAGATTTATATAATAAAGATGCCATTGTAGTAGAACCTGCTGGTGCTTTAAGTATTGCTGCTTTAGATTTTTTTGCTGATAAAATAAAAGGAAAAAACGTAGTTTGTGTAGTAAGTGGTAGTAATAATGATATTACAAGAACTGCAGAAATTAAAGAACGTGCATTGTTGTATGCAAATCTTAAACATTACTTTATTGTAAAGTTTCCACAAAGAGCAGGAGCATTAAAAGAATTTGTGGTAGAGATTTTAGGTCCTAATGATGATATTACTCATTTTGAATATACCAAAAAGAATAACAGAACAAATGGGTCTGCTGTTGTTGGTTTAGAGTTAAAATCTTCTCAAGATTTAGAGCCATTAATTAAAAGAATGAAAGAAAATAATTTTTTTGGCGACTACTTAAATAACAAGCCAGATTTATTTCAATTTTTGGTGTAA
- a CDS encoding NADP-dependent glyceraldehyde-3-phosphate dehydrogenase, giving the protein MKKQFTEVPEAYKITSPLHQKTYLVSGELKEWKGETTEVYSTISSTKDYKPTLLGTVPNLTGEEGLEALNSAYRAYDKGQGLWPTMRVADRIECMEEFAEQMKTKRDEVVKLLMWEIGKALPDSEKEFDRTIEYIYDTIEDYKQMDRDSAKFEKNSGVHAHIRRGPLGVVLCLGPYNYPLNETFALLIPALIMGNTVVFKPAKHGVLLLSPLLEAFQNSFPEGVVNVIYGRGRVLATPIMKTGKVDVLALIGNSKSANAIQANHPFKNRLRLVLGLEAKNPGIVLPDADLDLAIDECLSGATSFNGQRCTALKILYVHEHIVDKFNKRFAKRVDALKFGNPWEEGVKLTPLPEPGKPAYIQELIDDATSKGAKVINKKGGKTSENYIFPAVLYPVSKDMRVFQEEQFGPVTPIVSFKNIQEPLDDMAESNYGQQVSVFGSEVKTLAPLIDTLVNLVCRVNLNSAAQRGPDVYPFTGRKDSAVATLSVHDALRSFSIRTFVASKDTPYNNAILEELLDKKASNFINTDYLL; this is encoded by the coding sequence ATGAAGAAACAATTTACAGAAGTTCCAGAAGCATATAAGATAACATCACCGTTACACCAAAAAACATATTTAGTTAGTGGTGAGTTAAAAGAATGGAAAGGAGAAACTACAGAAGTATATTCTACAATTTCATCAACTAAAGACTACAAACCAACATTATTAGGTACTGTTCCTAATTTAACAGGTGAAGAAGGTTTAGAAGCATTGAATTCTGCTTATAGAGCTTATGATAAAGGACAGGGTTTATGGCCTACAATGAGGGTTGCAGACAGAATTGAGTGTATGGAGGAGTTTGCAGAGCAAATGAAAACCAAACGAGATGAGGTTGTAAAATTATTAATGTGGGAAATTGGAAAAGCTTTACCAGATTCAGAGAAAGAATTTGATAGAACTATAGAGTATATCTACGATACGATTGAGGATTATAAGCAAATGGATAGAGATTCTGCTAAGTTTGAAAAAAATAGCGGAGTACATGCTCATATTAGACGTGGTCCTTTAGGTGTAGTTTTATGTTTAGGTCCTTATAATTACCCTTTAAATGAAACATTTGCATTGTTAATCCCTGCATTAATTATGGGGAATACAGTTGTTTTTAAACCTGCAAAACATGGGGTTTTATTGTTATCTCCGTTGTTAGAAGCTTTTCAAAATAGTTTTCCAGAAGGCGTGGTAAATGTAATTTATGGTAGAGGTAGAGTTCTAGCAACACCTATCATGAAAACGGGTAAAGTAGATGTATTAGCTTTAATAGGTAATAGTAAATCTGCAAATGCCATTCAAGCAAATCACCCTTTTAAAAATAGATTACGTTTAGTTTTAGGTTTAGAAGCTAAAAACCCTGGAATTGTATTGCCAGATGCAGATTTAGACTTAGCAATAGATGAGTGTCTTTCTGGTGCAACTTCTTTTAATGGACAGCGTTGTACTGCTTTAAAGATTTTATATGTTCATGAACATATTGTAGATAAATTTAACAAACGATTTGCTAAAAGAGTAGATGCATTAAAGTTTGGAAATCCATGGGAAGAGGGTGTGAAATTAACACCTTTACCAGAACCAGGAAAACCAGCATATATTCAAGAGTTAATAGATGATGCTACTTCTAAAGGAGCAAAAGTGATTAACAAAAAAGGAGGGAAAACTTCTGAAAATTATATTTTTCCAGCAGTTTTATATCCAGTTTCTAAAGACATGCGAGTTTTTCAAGAAGAACAATTTGGTCCAGTAACACCTATTGTTTCTTTTAAAAATATTCAAGAGCCTTTAGATGATATGGCAGAATCTAATTATGGCCAACAAGTAAGTGTTTTTGGTAGTGAAGTAAAAACTTTGGCGCCGTTAATTGATACTTTGGTAAACTTAGTTTGTAGAGTAAACTTAAATAGTGCGGCTCAAAGGGGACCAGATGTGTATCCTTTTACAGGTAGAAAAGACTCGGCCGTTGCAACTTTAAGTGTACATGATGCATTGCGTTCTTTTTCTATTAGAACTTTTGTAGCGTCTAAGGATACTCCTTATAACAATGCTATTTTAGAGGAGTTATTAGATAAAAAAGCATCTAACTTTATCAATACAGATTATCTATTGTAA
- a CDS encoding universal stress protein has product MKKILVPIDFSKTSEYASKMAAKIAIKTNATVYLIHLIELPKGITDLGFGTKFSIPESMLYLRKVREKVLEFKENFFNKDTQVKYFIKLNNPFEGIQKYADKVDADLIIMGSKGHSELEEMLIGSNTEKVVRNSKRPVIVVKKDCEKFKLKKLVFASNFKEENKEVFGKLVNFAKIFNSNIHLLKINTPANFQPTSEAKQKIKDFITDFNLPKYKINVYSDVSVEKGILNFATDINADLIALSTHGRSGLAHLFTGSVTKNLTKNALKPMLTIKV; this is encoded by the coding sequence ATGAAAAAAATTTTAGTCCCAATAGATTTTTCAAAAACATCTGAATATGCATCAAAAATGGCTGCAAAAATTGCTATAAAAACAAATGCTACCGTTTACCTTATTCACTTAATAGAGCTCCCTAAAGGCATTACAGATCTAGGTTTCGGAACTAAATTTAGTATTCCAGAAAGCATGCTTTATTTAAGAAAAGTTAGAGAAAAGGTACTTGAGTTTAAAGAAAACTTTTTTAACAAAGACACTCAGGTTAAGTATTTTATAAAATTAAACAATCCTTTTGAAGGTATACAAAAATATGCTGATAAAGTTGATGCAGATCTTATAATAATGGGGTCTAAAGGTCATTCTGAACTAGAAGAAATGCTTATTGGCTCTAACACAGAAAAAGTAGTACGAAACTCTAAAAGACCAGTTATTGTTGTAAAAAAAGACTGCGAAAAATTTAAATTAAAAAAATTAGTTTTTGCTTCTAATTTTAAAGAAGAGAACAAAGAAGTATTTGGTAAGCTTGTGAATTTTGCAAAAATTTTTAATAGCAATATTCATTTACTAAAAATAAACACTCCAGCTAACTTTCAACCAACTTCAGAGGCAAAACAAAAAATAAAAGACTTTATTACCGATTTTAATTTACCAAAATATAAAATAAACGTCTATAGTGATGTTTCTGTAGAAAAAGGCATCTTAAACTTTGCTACAGATATTAACGCAGACTTAATTGCCTTAAGCACTCACGGTAGAAGCGGTTTAGCGCATTTATTTACAGGTAGTGTTACCAAAAACCTGACTAAAAATGCCTTAAAACCAATGTTAACCATTAAGGTTTAG
- the rimP gene encoding ribosome assembly cofactor RimP translates to MDQTKVRNLVEEALAENESLYLIDLSISENNKIQVTVDGDNGVPLSECIRISRSVDNNFDREEEDFSLEVSTPDISHPLKVKRQYIKNINRILKVKTSEEEFEGTLVEADEDKIVLNWKAREPKPIGKGKVTVTKTATLAYKDIKEAKVKIVF, encoded by the coding sequence ATGGACCAAACCAAGGTAAGAAATTTAGTAGAGGAAGCACTGGCCGAAAACGAGTCGTTATATTTGATAGATTTATCTATCTCAGAAAACAACAAAATTCAGGTTACAGTAGATGGTGATAATGGTGTTCCTTTAAGTGAATGCATTAGAATTAGTAGAAGTGTAGATAATAATTTTGATAGAGAAGAAGAAGATTTTTCTCTTGAAGTTTCTACACCAGACATTTCGCATCCATTAAAAGTGAAAAGACAATATATTAAAAACATCAATAGAATACTTAAAGTAAAAACTTCTGAAGAAGAATTTGAAGGGACTTTGGTTGAAGCAGATGAAGATAAAATTGTTTTAAATTGGAAAGCAAGAGAGCCAAAACCAATAGGTAAAGGGAAAGTTACTGTTACAAAAACAGCGACATTAGCCTATAAGGATATTAAAGAAGCAAAAGTGAAGATTGTATTTTAA